A window of Rhododendron vialii isolate Sample 1 chromosome 11a, ASM3025357v1 genomic DNA:
TAATTCCTGAAATCAAGAAAGGTTGGGTGAGTGGCTGGTTCATATCACAATCAGAATTCTATCCCGAAATCAATGCGCAACTTCGGATGAGTTCCTCCTGTTAACTCGGGCTCGTTccgctaagaaaaataagtattttttgaattaaatgtgatgtattatctGTTtcgtaaagtaaaaaataaatacttaaaaaataagaagcttAGCGGAACGGTAGATAAAATGGACTAAAGCCCATGTTTTCATAGATTTTTGGGCAAGTCACTCTACTTGCATACACCGGCTAAAATACCAGTTAGTTAAAACGATTtgacttaggccccgttccaaaagccttcttaaaaaataagcagcttatttcacattttcaaattaaaaaataaagtaaatgaaaaatattttttcaattttttttgcatcgtataaaagatctcatcaagatcttccaaacaagattcattgcatatttttatatttaaataatcctataatttttgagcttgaaatttccTTCTTAAAacataagaatttttttttagttttggaaCGGAGCCTTTAGTGTCATTAGtctgagacaaaaaaaaaaaaaaaaaaattgcagaaacAGTAATTATGGACCAATTTGTTTGGTTACAATCACGTCGCTATTTTTTGAGTTCTATGGCAGCTTGGGTTGCTTTGAGAAAAATTTGCCACAAGTTCGTTCCAAAATAGTTTACTTTAAACAggaattggaaaacaaaaataattccaCACAGTATGCTATTTTCCGCTGgaattggggatggtgttgtgcagtgataTGCGTAGCATCATGCTGACACTGCACACCTCCAAGCCATCGATCGTTAGTTATCGAGATGAGATTCGAACCGTCAAATAAACGGTCCGATGACTAAAAAATGCGCAGCATGAATCTCATTGTACAATACCAACCCGAAGTCCATTGCTTTGCTAGTATTTGTGATTTGTCTGGTAAAACGCAAATGGGTCATGTGTCCATTTTGACCTCGGATAAGGCAAGGCACGTGGCCTCATAAATAATCTCCCCGGACTAAATAGTACTGTAGTACCACTATCTACcattctcttctcttttttgggtAACGGAGTACCAGTCCTATAATCAGATCACTGAATGGATCTGACTGCACAACCCAAACTCCAGAGGAGTTAGCACAGCCACATCAGTCACGGCCCCCATCACTTACTTCAGGGTACTCATTTTGTGGAGAATTGAACTTTAGACCTTAAGGCGCGTATTTGCCCGAACCATTAGGGCAACCCCTGAATGTGTTATGATCtgcctctctcttctttctttttttgatcattcGAAAATGCAATAGTATCTGCCTATCCGGTAGCCAAATTTGAGTTAACGAATTGTTTGGGTTTTGGAGCATGGATCTCCCAGAGTAAAATTCAGTAGTGTTGGGATtcacatatatgtatatggtGGTCGAGTCCGAGTCCGTATCCTCTACAAGAATCTTCTCCAAATGTAAAACTACATCATTTTGGTTCTTAAAAATAAGATGACAAATGAAGGGAACCCAATCTCCATCCCAACAACGAATTCAACATAAATTTTGCACTCATTAGACCGGTTTTGTATTTTGTCTCTCAATTTGACAACATTGTGGTATTCATTATATTCAGCTGATAATTCATATGGTATAATTTTCAGTTCTTCTAGAAccatttctattttctttatgcCTTTTGGATTTACTTGTATGTACTTTTGATTGAACTAGTTTAATTGCGTGAAAGTGTTTTGTTGATGAAACAGAGTGTACTATTGATCGATGCAAGTGATATGAATGAATAATTAGTGAAAACATGTATTCCTCTGTCCTTcgatttttcatatttttttttatatataattattgaTCTACATTAAATGTGGGAAGAAAAGAATTCAGCAGGAGAAGAGAGTTGCACAGTATTTTGAATATTGTTGTTTGGAGACATGCTACAAAAATAGGAGATTattgaagtactttgaaaattgaaatatttcGTACATTATGAAGCAAACTAATGATGAAATCAAACTTGTACTGTACTTGAAAATGATGTAGTTTTGGATTCAGGTAGGATTCTTGCATGGAAAATTCTTGTAGAGAATCCGATTTCGGTAGAGTCCTTTAGAACATTGTGTAACGCAGATGAGATACTCAAAGAATACCCAATAATCTTTCCTAAAACTCTGCGGATATATACAATCCCGATTGAATTGAAACACAATGGTGTGCTATTGGAAACTTTGCATGATTCaccctttttttcccccctttttcaCGATTTGTGAATCAAATAATATGTTATTGCTGCAAATAATACAAGGTTGTAATATGCTTTGTGAAACCTGGTATAGCTAACCTGATGTTTATAACCGCACCATTGAGatggatttttgtttatttgttagAACTTATGAATACACTTTTGTAAAACGCAATATTTTCTGATTATGTTATTATCAATAtccaatcatatatatatatgcatttgcAAAGGGACCTAGGAACATTATTCAATGCCAAGACACGATAGATGGATGGCACAAACTCCCTCCTCACCACACATTCGTGTAGAATCCATCACGAAATATGTGGAGCTCATACAAATGTGTGATGGGAAGAGAGTTGGGGCACCCAATCCAcgtagggaaaatgacggccaatgacgtattttgataattaatatccgtcagtATTTAACAAGTCTTTtcttaacttattaaaaaaaaaaacaagtcttttctttttctttactcaTCAACCCCATGCTCATgcatttttgagagagagagagagagagaggaaagtagGGTGGcgcaattgagagagagagagaaagaggaaagtaGGGTGGCGCAATTGACGCGGCAAAGCCATCTACGTCCGTAAAACAAGTCAAAAACTTTGAGGGCGAAGTTTCAAAAAGGCTTTTCTAGGGCTGAAAATACAAATCAAAGCTGGCGGTTTTGCTGTGGCTAAATTTTTGTTATGTATCGATTTGCaccctaggtttttttttttttttgggctctaGGTACTAGGAGAACCGTAACTCCATCTACTAAAATCTGAGACCTCTCACTTGTGTACATAAGCCCCCTCCCATGCCGCTAGTTCAAAATCTAGTCAATTAAAGTGCTTGAGTTGacgcggataaaaaaaagaaaaagtgccTTAGTCGACCGGGTTGACTCAAATTAGTTCGGGAATCAAGTACTCCATTACGGTTATCAAATAGGATAATATTTTTTGCTTGGGGGTGGCAAATAGCTTGGGTTAACTCAATCGAAAGGTATAGAAACACAATTTAAGACTCAAACATGCATCGAATGGTTCAATCTTCCGACACAGTTATGGAgattttatttggaaattgtgtCACAAATTAACACTGCTCTAACTTGATATgagatttgaattcaaaatttaaaagtcTGAGTGGTAGCCCCACTGATTAACGCTTGTGTTTGAAATAAACTTATGATCTGACAGGACAAAATCTCACTGATTAACGCTTGTGTTTGAAATAAACTTATGATCTAACAggacaaaatctctctctctctctctctctctctctctctctctctctctctctgttttactACTATTCTTTTATTCCAAGAAGGTCCATTAGTCTAATTCATAGGCCAAAACTTGAAAATTCTTTGGAGGGAACCATTGGAACCGCAGTCCGAATAATTCCAATTTCATTCGCCCGCCAACGAAATGGGGGGTGGGTGGCCATTACTATTTTACCTCCTAATGTTACCATCAAAGAAAGATTCAAACACTTTGGAATTTGATGTTTAAATTCAACTCACTTAACAGTTTTCCCTAATCTCACGTATAAAAGTAACGTTTAACCAAAGCTCGCGATTTTAACTTGCTCAACGtgaattttttgcatagttgttttAATCGACAACTCTACAGCATAAAATGAGTTCGAGCATTGAAGTAGATCCAAAATGAGGTTGCAAATGACTGAACCGAGACAAGCGACCTCCTTTTGTAATAACATCACGTATGTGCTATGTCTGCGTACTAATAATGATAGGTTTCTATTCTACTATTACGTTGCACTCTCTTTAAAAGACCCAAatccaatttgaatttttagtaATTTAATTTAGACTAAACTAACACTGGCTTTTGTTTAGGTTCGTTTCTTTCTAACGCATTAAGGTGAGCTTCTAGTTAGGTTCCAACCCAATTAGTTAAACTTTCTACCATACTAATCTCGTATATTACGAAGGAAGTTGTCTTCAAAATTTAACTTAGACTCAATCATATAGATGACTTTTTTTGTGACATGAAATAACATCGTGCTTGAATTACACGTATTATAAATTCTTACTTTGCCGTTTATACGCATATAAATACTACTGTAAAACTTAGAAtcaaaattgtctttttttttattctttgccAATTGATACTCACCTTATCCTTTTTATTCGTTGCACCATTTTACTTAATCCTCTTATCTGTTAATTAACAATGATATCGATTCAACGGAACCATAAATCTACAAATAAACAACCACTCAGAAACTTTACattaaaagaagacaaaaataagtatatTCGCCGAGGAAAGAAGAAGTCATCGAGACACGTATAAATTGGTCCGAACAattaaattagttttaaaaaaaaaaaggtgtaccGACTGGGTCCGAATTGGCGGAACCCAGCTCATCGTGGCTTGGACCGAAGAAtagtctctctgtctctctctctctctctctctctctccccttccttTCAACACCCCGTGTTAAATTAACACGTAAACTTGAAATCCCGAAAAAAAAAGTCACGTAACGGCCCACCGCAACGCACTAAAAACAACGGACAATTGATGACAGAgataaaaatacacaaaaacaaaaacaaaaaactccttCACCATTCACCCCAGCACCAATTTCGCCCACTTAccaggctctctctctctcctccctctctctctactttttttttcctatccTCTTCAACGCCTCTCACCTTCCTCTTCATCCCTTCTCCCAGGTGCATAAATATTTTCTTACACAGAGATATATAGCTagtaaatttttgtgggttctGACCAACGAATTTGCTGAATTTATTATAAACATGGAGTACTGCATTGAGGCAAAAGCGCTGAAGCCCAGTTTCTTCTCGGAATACGCCGTGAAGTCGACCCAGCCGGCCACTTTCTTCGACGAATATATGTGTGCCAACGGAATTAGCGGCGTCTCGTGCGACGATTTTTCCGTTGACGTTTTCCTTGACCTCTCCAACGAGGAATTGTTGAAGGAGGAATTTGTTGAGGAAGAGTCTGAGGAGGAAGAGAAGGATTCTCTCTCTGATTCTTCTCAGGACAGAGCGGTGGAAGATGATGGCTTCAATTGCTCGACGTTTTCCGGCAGTTTTGACTGTGGGTCTATCTCCGCCGGCGAATTATCCGTTCCGGTAAccgttttgaatttttttttgtgaaaatattttcttgatttccTTGGGAGATATGCTGGCTCGGACGACTTGTGATATCAATAAAATATGTAAAATCTGTTTTTTTATCGCCGTTTTATACGTTGTTTTTTGAGGGTCGTAAATGATTTTATataaacaaataattaattatttttatacaCTGTCTAGCACATAACAAAACGTACCTagaaatttacaaaacaaaacacagaCATGACCACGCTGCCATACCCATACACgtgtttttgaataaaatttttggtttgaaaaatatTTGCTCCCCTTGTCCTaaattattagttttttttttttttgaaaaaaaaaatcatattttgttgtttaacaaaaaaatatttttgcttATAATTCTCAATTTCTTATACTAATTCAAAGATATTGGACTACAAAAATTTTATGCATGAAAGTATTTTATTTACAACATGaaatatttgtgaaaaaaaaaggaattattTTGAGACCGGAAAAATAtcctgtttggtttggattttgaaatagatttttttaaaataataagtGATAAGagataaattgaaaaaatatatcgGGGACTGTGCGCAGAAGTTTttaaacccaaaacaaacaagtgaTAAATATTTATGATATTAATGAATATATGGTAAACAAGTGATAAATAATTATGATATTAACAGATAAAATACCCATTTCCACAGGTTGATGATTTAGAGCACCTTGAATGGTTGTCTCTAATTGTGGACGATTCGGCCTCAGAATTATCCCTTTTATGTCCAACCGGTACTTTCAAGGAGAATACCAAGAACCGGTTGGAACCGGTTAGCAGACCGCCGATTCAGAGAACTCCGATCCTTTGTTTTCCGTCACCGGTTCCGGCTAAGGCAAGGAGCAAACGGTCGAGGTCAAGCGGCGGTGCTTGGTCGCGTGCCTCGTCGTCGCTCAGTGAGTCATCGTCGACGCCTACGTCTTCATGCGGGTCTTCTCCAACATCCGTAATGTCTTTCTCGAACCCGGTTCGGGCTGCGGACTTGATTCTCGAACCGGTTGtgaagaagcagaagaagagaCCGGCGGCGGAAGAAACCGGTGGGGAGACCGGAGGTGGGTTTCTCGAACCGGTTGtgaagaagcagaagaagagaCCGGCGGCGGAAGAAACCGGTGGGGAGACCGGAGGTGGGTCCCAGACGCAGCGGCGCTGTAGCCATTGCCAGGTTCAGAAGACCCCACAGTGGCGAACTGGTCCACTTGGTGCTAAAACCCTATGTAACGCTTGTGGGGTTCGCTACAAGTCCGGTCGGCTTTTCCCAGAGTATAGGCCGGCTTGTAGCCCAACTTTCTCCGGTGATGTCCACTCAAACAGCCACCGGAAGGTGTTAGAAATGCGGCGGCAGAAGGACGTTCCCGGAACCGAGTCCGGGTTGACTTTTGGGGTTACGAGTTTTTGAGACTAACGTAGACCGTTAGAACCCGGTTCGCTAGTTGTTGTAGTCCTTTtccaatatattttttatttacggTAGTGATAGTGTTAACATTTTAGTGGTTAGTATAAGCTATGATAGTCTAATATTGCTCCATCAACTCAAACTTTAGATCTTTTTCTCGGAGACAAAAGGTCCTCTCCACGACGAGCCGGGCTAGAGCATGTGTCATTCTGGTAGTATGATTTTGGTGGGATGTAGCGAATGTGATATTTGTAACGTAATTTAGTGAGGGTTTTTTTGGACAATTTAGTCCTTTTTCTAGGGTTAGAGTATCAATTTATTGTAATAGTCCTTGAGTTTAGTTGGATGAAGAATGGAAATTAAATAGGGTCAATTCAATTTATTTGTTGTGTGGTTataattctttttccttttgaatcCGTAAAAGGTTGAAATTTTCAAAACGGTTTAGCAGTTTAACCTAACTACTTAAATTTCTTGTCTCTAGTCTCTACCCAACCCAACAACTCCCTTTTGCCCATAACGCTAGCACGCCTTTAAATACAACTCTACACAATTGTGTTTGGAGTCGTTTGATGCTTGTAGATTTATGTGCATCGAGCTGTCCGAACAAAGCATTGTTCTTAGTTGTTTGTAAAGTTTTTTCCCCTTAATTGCTGATATTTAGGGCAACAATGGTGGCGGACCCCAACACTTATATGCTCCACTGAACTGAAATATGTGGTGTCAACCAATTTGAAATTTCAGAATCATCGTGCCATGAGCGCAATTATGGTGGCTGCTGACTCAAAAGTCTTTTGTGGATATCTGGAAAGGGAAAAATTaattgacaaaaacaaaaagagagatgAAATGAAGTACGAAAAATAAAGtgtccaaaaacaaaaatatttcatttgtttaaagtgaaaaataaagtgtccaaaatatttcatttttagAATTAGTAAAATCAATCGtatcaaaatcatttgtttaaagTTGTCTTTGAAACCGAAAACGTTAAGTTAGGGaacattttccttttaatttgttaagtttaaaaaaaaaaaaaaaagttgacctttagaatcaaagttttcaaatctaacttttaaaaaaacccATTGATCCTGCTTTACACCGCTACTTTGCTACAGTTGTGAAAGTAGAAGATGTTTGGAATGTTTGTCTTCGCGTGCTCAAACTTTTGGACTTATCTGATTAAGGGaaccaaaacataaaataaagccGTCCATATTTAGTCAAAGGATCTAGAGTCTATCCAGATCAATCTCAGCCGTTCATCTCGATAACTAATTGCTCAAATTGCATAAAATATCTTATATGATACTTACGGCAAATTTGGACcatcaaaagtacttttgaaCGTCTGAAACTATGCGAACTGTTCTCTCCAGACAAACTGAATTCTTTAGTCAAATACCAGTAAAGGAATCAAATACCAGTAAAGGAAAAATCAGTTACCAAACGTTTTTCGATTACGATGAATCAAAAAAGTGAACAAGCTGAACAAATCGAGTCAAgaattgtttgtttggttggaaaTCTTATCCATCTTTCAAAACATCTTCAGATTTTTATGTGGACTATAAACTcaacaaagcaaacaaaatgaacgattcagatcaaaTAACAAGACCCGGGCTGGGCCCCATAATGTGTGCATAGCATGTGCTGTGCACCACACACACTGCCTCCAGCTTGGCTTGCTCAACTGGCCGGTCAATTTCAAATGAGTTTTAATAAAGCCACTCCCGCGTCAATCACGAGAAGTTGAAAACTTTTACATATCACAAGTTAAACGACTTGAGTAATACTGtaagttttttgaaatttgggttAAAAACAAATCGAACACGAGCTCAAATTTAAATAGCTTAGTCCTAAGTGTAAGCTAAGTTCACCAATGATAACAAAGATTCCGttcaaggaaaaaagaaagactcaGAGGAAAATTACTCCTATCACAGTGGAGGAGAAGAGGGGCCCTGGGGAGTTGAGTGTTTGTTCACCTAACTGAGAGTCCAACCCAACAAGCAATATACCACCAGAGAGAGACTTCAGCTGGCATCCATGTGTTTGCCCCCATCTTTTCCCTTCATTAAAAAAACTGCACAAAAATCCACACATCAATACTTTGACAATGAACACATGACACGTACCATTTATTTAATCCCATACCAGACCCCAGCTCAGCTCCTACAGGATGAGGTTTGCATAAGCACATGGTTCTCAGCATATATAACTCAATTCAACTACCTACTGCTGATGTCTTGAGTTTAAAAAACTGCAAGATAACACATGGTATAGCATGGGTAGTCACACTCACTCACTCGCGCTCTCTTTAGTCGTACCCTATCCTACATATATTCGGATGGACCCGGCTTCTCTGCGATCCATAGCCTCTGTTGTTCAATCAAGGCTATTCATCTCGACAAATAATGGTCCAAATTTGTGAAGCTCCTATAGGAAagtgagtgagtgtgtgtgtgagagagatagagtgagtGAGAGTATCTTACCTGTAGGATACTTGCAATAAATCaagaccattgaaaacacttttagacggttgAGATTAAGCAAATGACACTCTCCAGTCGAAAAGTGGACCAAAGACAAGCCAATTCCTATTCAAATACCTTATATTACACAAACTTGAGTACCAGTGTCGAATGCACATACTTATCCTTGTTTTGACTAAACTAAGCTGCAATAGATGTAACCGTATATTGAATGTCTCTAAAAGTCAAGTATGGAACACATCTGAATACGTGTTTCTACTGTATGCTGTATAATATACTTGCATAATGTTGCAAGTTATTTAGAAATATACTTAAAATCAAATAGGACTAAAAAGAAATATAGAATTCTGATTCCCATAAGAGATGGACATTTTCTAGCTAATATGAGCTTTTCCACAAAATTTAGGTCAAATTATAAAGTTTGGTATGAGTTGGGGACGCGTATTCCACACACTCCGTGCAAAGCAAGTGAAACTAAGACTAACATTGCATACAGAAGAGTCCCACAAGGGGGCGGTGGGATTTGTCCCCcatgattagtcgaggtgcgtgtaagccggccggacacctgagttatcaaaatacATTGCATACAGAAGATGCCTGTACATTGAACTTAAAACTCAAAGTTATGTTAGGTGAGCGAATCTTGTACACAATGGTCAGGCCAGGGATGAGCTGCTGGGACGGAGTCGAGGGTTCAAACCTCGACACCCCCTGCCCTTCCTTTGTGTGTCAAGAGACATATTTTAGGTGATATATTCTATTTGGAGGCAGCGACTTCTAAAATGACACCCAGTGAAATTATATCAATGGATTTAAGTCTTAACTACattgaacaaagaaaaaaattgaagctgAGCCTGAAGAGTACTCAGACTTGCTGCATTGTTTCTCACTAGCTGACTGGAAGTAACACATCAGGAGAAAATGCAACACTCCCCCATAAGCATATTCCCAAGATAATATATCAGACCCCAGAATTGTTAAGAGAAACCAAACAAGTTAAGCATATGATACATTAACATTTAAGGACATACCTGGAATAAAACCTAACCATGTCTCAAGCTTCTTTCCTTGTAATCCTGACATCAATGAtttaaattgaaaattagacCATTTTGTAAGTTTTTGAATAGTATGCTAGGAAAACTCGAAAAGCTTGAATAACGATAATACACTTTCTTAGCTATATGACTAGCTTATCAATTGATTCCTCCAtccattttttaattacttcATCTgcttttgaacaaaaaaatgcGTCACATTGAGAACTGAGAAGCCATGAACAGAACGTGATTGCAGTATTTTAACGGGTGATGAGTACCAACTTCTTCTACTTGAATTCCGAAAGAGTCAAAACACTCACCTGAAACAGCATATGCCCAGGGCTGTTGTTATTTCATGGATCACAGATGTGGCAAAATGCAGATACAGTGTCACTGAGAAGCAGAAGAATTTTATCAGCCACAAAACATGACAAAAGGGGGGGAAAAACGAACAAAACAAAAGTCACATTA
This region includes:
- the LOC131307995 gene encoding GATA transcription factor 5-like isoform X1, translating into MEYCIEAKALKPSFFSEYAVKSTQPATFFDEYMCANGISGVSCDDFSVDVFLDLSNEELLKEEFVEEESEEEEKDSLSDSSQDRAVEDDGFNCSTFSGSFDCGSISAGELSVPVDDLEHLEWLSLIVDDSASELSLLCPTGTFKENTKNRLEPVSRPPIQRTPILCFPSPVPAKARSKRSRSSGGAWSRASSSLSESSSTPTSSCGSSPTSVMSFSNPVRAADLILEPVVKKQKKRPAAEETGGETGGGFLEPVVKKQKKRPAAEETGGETGGGSQTQRRCSHCQVQKTPQWRTGPLGAKTLCNACGVRYKSGRLFPEYRPACSPTFSGDVHSNSHRKVLEMRRQKDVPGTESGLTFGVTSF
- the LOC131307995 gene encoding GATA transcription factor 5-like isoform X2, coding for MEYCIEAKALKPSFFSEYAVKSTQPATFFDEYMCANGISGVSCDDFSVDVFLDLSNEELLKEEFVEEESEEEEKDSLSDSSQDRAVEDDGFNCSTFSGSFDCGSISAGELSVPVDDLEHLEWLSLIVDDSASELSLLCPTGTFKENTKNRLEPVSRPPIQRTPILCFPSPVPAKARSKRSRSSGGAWSRASSSLSESSSTPTSSCGSSPTSVMSFSNPVRAADLILEPVVKKQKKRPAAEETGGETGGGSQTQRRCSHCQVQKTPQWRTGPLGAKTLCNACGVRYKSGRLFPEYRPACSPTFSGDVHSNSHRKVLEMRRQKDVPGTESGLTFGVTSF